Proteins from a single region of Electrophorus electricus isolate fEleEle1 chromosome 5, fEleEle1.pri, whole genome shotgun sequence:
- the enc1 gene encoding ectoderm-neural cortex protein 1 — protein sequence MKMSVCVHENRKSRASTGSMNMYLFHKSSYADSVLMHLNALRQQRLFTDVLLHAGSRSFPCHRAVLAACSRYFEAMFSGGLRESQAKEVDFRDSIHPEVLELLLDYAYSSRVVINEENAESLLEAGDMLEFQDIRDACAEFLEKNLHPSNCLGMLLLSDAHQCTQLSQLSWSMCLSNFPAICKTEEFLQLPKDMVVQLLAHEELETEDERLVYESALNWVNYDLERRHCHLPELLCTVRLALLPAIFLMENVSTEELINAQAKSKELVDEAIRCKLRILQNDGVVNSPCARPRKTSHALFLLGGPTFMCDKLYLVDQKAKEIIPKADIPSPRKEFSACAIGCKVYVTGGRGSENGVSKDVWVYDTLHEEWSKAAPMLIARFGHGSAELRHCLYVVGGHTAATGCLPASPSVSLKQVEQFDPVANKWSMVAPLREGVSNAAVVSVKLKLFAFGGTSVAHDKLPKVQCYDPVENHWTVPASCPQPWRYTAAAVLGNQIFVMGGDTEFSACSAYKFSSETYQWTKVGDVTAKRMSCQAVASGNKLYVVGGYFGTQRCKTLDCYDPTLDAWNSITTVPYSLIPTAFVSTWKHLPA from the exons AtgaaaatgtctgtctgtgtccacgAGAACCGCAAGTCACGGGCCAGCACAGGCTCCATGAACATGTACCTTTTCCACAAGTCCTCCTATGCCGACAGCGTCCTGATGCACCTGAATGCTCTGCGGCAGCAGAGGCTCTTCACCGACGTTTTACTCCACGCGGGGAGTCGTTCCTTTCCCTGCCATCGGGCCGTGCTGGCTGCCTGCAGCCGGTACTTTGAGGCCATGTTCAGTGGTGGGCTGAGAGAGAGTCAGGCTAAGGAGGTGGACTTCAGAGACTCAATACACCCAGAG GTGTTAGAACTTCTTTTGGATTATGCTTACTCGTCTCGTGTGGTAATCAACGAGGAGAACGCTGAGTCTCTGCTGGAGGCTGGAGACATGCTGGAATTCCAGGACATCCGTGATGCCTGTGCTGAGTTCCTGGAGAAGAACCTTCACCCGTCAAACTGCCTGGGCATGCTCCTCCTGTCTGATGCTCACCAGTGCACCCAGCTGTCCCAGCTCTCCTGGAGTATGTGCCTCAGTAACTTCCCAGCCATCTGCAAGACAGAGGAGTTCCTGCAGCTGCCCAAGGACATGGTGGTGCAGCTGCTCGCACATGAGGAGTTGGAGACGGAGGATGAGCGGTTGGTCTATGAGTCAGCACTCAACTGGGTGAACTATGACCTTGAGCGACGACATTGCCACTTGCCCGAGCTGCTGTGCACCGTACGACTTGCCCTCCTGCCTGCCATCTTCCTCATGGAGAATGTCTCCACAGAGGAGCTCATCAACGCACAGGCCAAGAGCAAGGAACTGGTGGATGAGGCCATCCGCTGCAAGCTTCGTATTCTGCAGAACGACGGCGTGGTCAATAGTCCTTGTGCCAGGCCTCGCAAGACTAGCCATGCCCTATTCCTGCTAGGTGGCCCTACATTTATGTGTGACAAGCTCTACTTGGTGGACCAGAAGGCCAAGGAAATCATCCCAAAGGCAGACATTCCCAGTCCACGGAAGGAGTTCAGTGCCTGTGCTATTGGCTGCAAAGTCTATGTGACAGGTGGCCGGGGCTCAGAGAATGGTGTGTCCAAGGACGTTTGGGTATATGATACCTTGCATGAAGAGTGGTCCAAAGCAGCTCCCATGCTGATAGCTCGATTTGGTCATGGCTCAGCTGAACTTCGTCACTGCCTCTATGTGGTTGGGGGACATACAGCTGCCACTGGTTGCCTTCCAGCATCGCCGTCTGTCTCCTTGAAACAGGTGGAGCAGTTTGACCCAGTTGCCAACAAGTGGAGCATGGTTGCACCTCTACGTGAGGGCGTCAGCAATGCAGCAGTGGTCAGTGTCAAGCTCAAGTTGTTTGCCTTTGGAGGAACGAGTGTGGCCCATGACAAGTTGCCCAAGGTGCAGTGCTACGACCCGGTGGAGAATCACTGGACTGTGCCGGCATCTTGCCCACAGCCATGGCGCTACACGGCGGCTGCTGTTTTAGGGAACCAGATCTTTGTGATGGGGGGCGACACAGAGTTCTCCGCCTGCTCAGCCTACAAGTTCAGCAGCGAGACTTACCAGTGGACTAAAGTAGGTGATGTTACGGCTAAGCGCATGAGCTGCCAAGCAGTTGCCTCGGGCAACAAACTGTACGTTGTCGGCGGTTATTTTGGAACACAGCGCTGCAAGACGCTAGACTGCTATGACCCCACATTGGATGCCTGGAACAGCATAACCACTGTACCCTATTCCCTAATCCCCACTGCCTTCGTCAGCACCTGGAAGCACCTCCCAGCCTGA